The following DNA comes from Corynebacterium atrinae.
CTTGCACGGTCTCGGCGGTAGCCAGGACCATGCCGGGGCGCCCGGAAGGCAACCGGACGTCGGTCTCGGGGACGGCGAGGACCCGGGCGACGTCGACAAGCGGCTCGTAGACCATCGCCAGGGCACCGGGGGAAATCATCGTCACATCGATGGGCAGGCCCAAGATAGCGCGCGCGTGCAGGTCATACTGCGACAGCCGCTGCGAGAGGAGCGTCACCGCGCCCTCGTCGTGGGGCCGCGGCGTGACACCGGAGAAATACACCTCGTCGCCGGCGACGAACATTTCGACCGCGCAGACTCCGCGGCCGCCGAGGGCATTGCTGATGCGGGCAGCCATGGAGCGGGCATTATCCGAGGCCTGCGGGCTCATGGGCATCGGCTGCCAGGACTCGGCCAAGCGGCCATCCTGGTGGCGGTGCCCGATCGGCTCGCAGAACCACGTCGCCAGCTTGCCGGTAGCCGGGTCGATGGATCGCACAGCGAGGACCGTGACTTCGTAATCGAAGTTGACGAAGCGCTCGATCATGACGCGCCCCTCCGACAGATCCGACACCGCCCAGGCCGCCTCGATCTGCTCCGGCGTGCGCACAACCGTGTGGCCGTGCCCGCCGGTGAACGTCGCGGGTTTGACCACACACGGCAGGCCCATCTCGGCGAAGGCCGTGAGGAAGTCCTCGCGCGTGGAGACGAAGCGGTACGCGGTCGTGGGCAAACCCAGTTCCTCATTGGCCGTGCGCCGCAGCGTGTCACGCGTAACGGTGAGTTCGCAGCCCCGCGCCGACGGCACCACCATCACCCCAGCGGCCTCGGCCTCTGTGAGGGCGGCGACGTCGACGGACTCAGTCATCGGGACGATGACCTCGGGGCCGTAGGTGGCGACGAGTTCCTCGATGCCACCCTCTCCCGACAGCTCTTCGTCGGTGGCGGAGATGACGGCGACCCCGAGGCGTCGAAAAGCAGCTGCCACCTCTTCGGCGGCTTCACTGGAGCCCAGCAGCAGGGCGGTGCGGAAATCCGCGGAAGTCACTGTGCTCAGCTTTCCATCACATCGTGGCGCACGATGGTCTGATCGCGGCCCGGCCCGACGCCGATGTAGGACATGCGGCAGCCGGAGAGCTCCTCCAGGCGCAGGACATAATCCTGGGCCTTCTGCGGCAGCTCCTCGAACGTGGTGGCGCCGGTGATGTCCTCATCCCACGCAGGCATCGTCTCAAAGATCGGCACCGCATGATGGAACTCCGACTGCGTCAAGGGCATCTCATCGTGGCGCACGCCATCGACGTCATAGGCCACGCAAATCGGGATCTCGCCGATGCCGGTGAGCACGTCAAGCTTGGTGAGGAA
Coding sequences within:
- a CDS encoding ATP-grasp domain-containing protein, which produces MSTVTSADFRTALLLGSSEAAEEVAAAFRRLGVAVISATDEELSGEGGIEELVATYGPEVIVPMTESVDVAALTEAEAAGVMVVPSARGCELTVTRDTLRRTANEELGLPTTAYRFVSTREDFLTAFAEMGLPCVVKPATFTGGHGHTVVRTPEQIEAAWAVSDLSEGRVMIERFVNFDYEVTVLAVRSIDPATGKLATWFCEPIGHRHQDGRLAESWQPMPMSPQASDNARSMAARISNALGGRGVCAVEMFVAGDEVYFSGVTPRPHDEGAVTLLSQRLSQYDLHARAILGLPIDVTMISPGALAMVYEPLVDVARVLAVPETDVRLPSGRPGMVLATAETVQEARDRALLAGR